A window from Pangasianodon hypophthalmus isolate fPanHyp1 chromosome 4, fPanHyp1.pri, whole genome shotgun sequence encodes these proteins:
- the fcer1g gene encoding high affinity immunoglobulin epsilon receptor subunit gamma — MKKPGFNLLCLLPLSMTIGQAAAVDEAKICYVLDAILFVYGLVLTILYCRLKIMHELAKKQSSAKTGASEGVYEGLSHRTQDTYESINLKKTKA, encoded by the exons ATGAAGAAGCCTGGGTTCAACCTGCTTTGTCTCCTTCCCCTTTCGATGACCATTGGCCAAGCTG CCGCTGTGGATGAAGCGAAAATCTGCTATGTCTTGGACGCCATTCTGTTCGTCTACGGACTTGTCCTAACTATCCTTTACTGCCGACTGAAG ataATGCATGAACTTGCAAAAAAACAGTCTTCTgcaaag ACGGGAGCATCAGAGGGAGTCTATGAA GGACTTTCACATCGTACTCAAGATACGTATGAGTCCATCAACTTGAAGAAGACCAAAGCATAA
- the hacd4 gene encoding very-long-chain (3R)-3-hydroxyacyl-CoA dehydratase 4 isoform X1 yields the protein MNKKSNKQQKSEREAAQEMRCSIGFGYLFSYYLLQFCGHTWIFSNMTARFLSFGLDALAGTFYFVGVMMSMCQLLSVLELFHIADGIEESQLLPRLVQVIERNFLLFLIISQEEFQSKTVVCVLFYLWNILHLIRYPYELMCLITTPSFNMLWARYTIAIPVYILSVITEGISILQALPYYESQGTYSVQLKTPVSIYVHFPYLLMAYLPLLAAGSGFTVRILLKERSQSLDSWNKKMKRG from the exons ATGAACAAGAAAAGCAACAAGCAGCAAAAAAGTGAGCGAGAAGCAGCACAGGAAATGAG GTGCAGCATTGGCTTCGGCTATCTGTTCTCCTACTATTTACTCCAGTTCTGTGGACACACATGGATCTTTTCCAACATGACCGCCAGATTTCTCTCGTTTGGATTGG ATGCTTTAGCtggcacattttattttgtgggAGTGATGATGAGCATGTGCCAGCTTTTGTCAGTGCTGGAGCTTTTCCACATTGCAGATGGAATAGAAGAGAGTCAACTCCTTCCTCGGCTTGTCCAG GTGATTGAGAGAAATTTCCTTCTATTCCTAATCATCAGTCAAGAGGAGTTTCAAAGTaaaacagtagtgtgtgtgctgttttatcTGTGGAATATCTTACACCTGATAAG GTACCCATATGAACTGATGTGTCTCATTACCACACCATCATTCAATATGCTGTGGGCGCGCTACACCATCGCCATCCCAGTCTACATACTGTCTGTGATCACAGAAG GAATCAGTATTTTACAGGCGTTGCCATATTACGAGTCACAAGGCACATATTCTGTCCAGCTGAAAACACCTGTCTCTATCTATGTACATTTCCCATACCTGCTAATGGCCTACCTCCCTCTGTTGGCAGCAG GTTCTGGCTTTACAGTACGAATCTTACTCAAAGAAAGGAGTCAGTCTCTTGACAGCTGGAATAAGAAGATGAAAAGGGGCTAA
- the hacd4 gene encoding very-long-chain (3R)-3-hydroxyacyl-CoA dehydratase 4 isoform X2: MTARFLSFGLDALAGTFYFVGVMMSMCQLLSVLELFHIADGIEESQLLPRLVQVIERNFLLFLIISQEEFQSKTVVCVLFYLWNILHLIRYPYELMCLITTPSFNMLWARYTIAIPVYILSVITEGISILQALPYYESQGTYSVQLKTPVSIYVHFPYLLMAYLPLLAAGSGFTVRILLKERSQSLDSWNKKMKRG, translated from the exons ATGACCGCCAGATTTCTCTCGTTTGGATTGG ATGCTTTAGCtggcacattttattttgtgggAGTGATGATGAGCATGTGCCAGCTTTTGTCAGTGCTGGAGCTTTTCCACATTGCAGATGGAATAGAAGAGAGTCAACTCCTTCCTCGGCTTGTCCAG GTGATTGAGAGAAATTTCCTTCTATTCCTAATCATCAGTCAAGAGGAGTTTCAAAGTaaaacagtagtgtgtgtgctgttttatcTGTGGAATATCTTACACCTGATAAG GTACCCATATGAACTGATGTGTCTCATTACCACACCATCATTCAATATGCTGTGGGCGCGCTACACCATCGCCATCCCAGTCTACATACTGTCTGTGATCACAGAAG GAATCAGTATTTTACAGGCGTTGCCATATTACGAGTCACAAGGCACATATTCTGTCCAGCTGAAAACACCTGTCTCTATCTATGTACATTTCCCATACCTGCTAATGGCCTACCTCCCTCTGTTGGCAGCAG GTTCTGGCTTTACAGTACGAATCTTACTCAAAGAAAGGAGTCAGTCTCTTGACAGCTGGAATAAGAAGATGAAAAGGGGCTAA
- the hacd4 gene encoding very-long-chain (3R)-3-hydroxyacyl-CoA dehydratase 4 isoform X3 → MNKKSNKQQKSEREAAQEMRCSIGFGYLFSYYLLQFCGHTWIFSNMTARFLSFGLDALAGTFYFVGVMMSMCQLLSVLELFHIADGIEESQLLPRLVQVIERNFLLFLIISQEEFQSKTVVCVLFYLWNILHLIRNQYFTGVAILRVTRHIFCPAENTCLYLCTFPIPANGLPPSVGSRFWLYSTNLTQRKESVS, encoded by the exons ATGAACAAGAAAAGCAACAAGCAGCAAAAAAGTGAGCGAGAAGCAGCACAGGAAATGAG GTGCAGCATTGGCTTCGGCTATCTGTTCTCCTACTATTTACTCCAGTTCTGTGGACACACATGGATCTTTTCCAACATGACCGCCAGATTTCTCTCGTTTGGATTGG ATGCTTTAGCtggcacattttattttgtgggAGTGATGATGAGCATGTGCCAGCTTTTGTCAGTGCTGGAGCTTTTCCACATTGCAGATGGAATAGAAGAGAGTCAACTCCTTCCTCGGCTTGTCCAG GTGATTGAGAGAAATTTCCTTCTATTCCTAATCATCAGTCAAGAGGAGTTTCAAAGTaaaacagtagtgtgtgtgctgttttatcTGTGGAATATCTTACACCTGATAAG GAATCAGTATTTTACAGGCGTTGCCATATTACGAGTCACAAGGCACATATTCTGTCCAGCTGAAAACACCTGTCTCTATCTATGTACATTTCCCATACCTGCTAATGGCCTACCTCCCTCTGTTGGCAGCAG GTTCTGGCTTTACAGTACGAATCTTACTCAAAGAAAGGAGTCAGTCTCTTGA